One part of the Anopheles coustani chromosome 2, idAnoCousDA_361_x.2, whole genome shotgun sequence genome encodes these proteins:
- the LOC131267060 gene encoding solute carrier family 35 member C2 — MVNIKYERVKQTTDHEAGTGEEIELAANRRAVDHLQQDALHNHNHNQYHQSNSYGHHNQYIVATTGGSGKSYADGQRKNGFANRIIVTLVLIVCYFAMSIGLTFYQRNLLQQFKLPLFVVLYHLVIKLMLSALVRFVLRCVTKKPRILLDWRTSVRKILPTGLASGIDISFSNWGLELVKISLYTMTKSTTIVFILIFAILLKLEKKSWSLGAIVIMISGGLFMFTYKSTQFDALGFSFLLFASLSSGIRWTFAQLIMQKSKLGLHNPIDMIFHMQPWMILSVLPFTIGFEGQKLVEGYYVVQTMAQSVVVDMWLKISFGAFIAFAMEVSEFMVLTNTSSLTLSVAGIFKEICQLVLAVKLNDEHLSTVNVLGLVMCLGGICCHVVHKFLTYREENSKLGSLASVDKAIGYQEDRDEEDDDGKTGTLKFGNGVTRFKSGQYRPLLVNEARDADDSDHLVVENRNYLSEDSDPGENDAQDVLFDILKRRER, encoded by the exons ATGGTCAACATCAAGTATGAACGGGTTAAGCAAACGACGGACCACGAAGCTGGCACCGGTGAAGAAATTGAGCTTGCGGCGAACAGGCGAGCCGTGGACCACCTGCAGCAGGACGCTTTGCACAATCACAACCACAACCAGTACCACCAAAGTAATAGTTACGGGCACCACAATCAGTACATCGTGGCGACGACCGGTGGGAGCGGAAAGTCCTATGCAGATGGACAACGTAAAAACGGATTTGCCAACCGGATCATTGTCACGCTGGTGCTGATTGTTTGCTACTTTGCCATGTCGATCGGGTTGACGTTCTACCAGCGCAACTTGCTGCAGCAATTTAAACTACCACTGTTTGTGGTACTTTACCATTTGGTAATTAAGCTGATGCTTTCGGCGTTGGTACGCTTCGTGCTGCGTTGCGTAACGAAAAAGCCACGAATCCTGCTCGACTGGCGAACGTCGGTGAGGAAAATACTGCCCACTGGTTTGGCCAGTGGCATCGATATCAGTTTTTCCAACTGGGGACTcgagttggtaaaaatatcact ATACACAATGACCAAATCTACTACCATAGTCTTTATTTTGATATTTGCTATATTGCTTAAGCTGGAAAAAAAG AGCTGGTCTCTGGGCGCTATCGTGATCATGATTTCCGGAGGTCTCTTTATGTTCACATACAAATCGACCCAATTCGATGCGCttgggttttccttccttttgttTGCGTCGCTATCGAGTGGCATCCGCTGGACGTTTGCACAGCTCATCATGCAGAAGTCAAAGCTTGGGTTGCACAATCCGATCGATATGATATTTCATATGCAACCCTGGATGATTCTTTCGGTGCTGCCCTTTACCATCGGATTCGAGG GACAAAAGCTAGTCGAAGGATACTATGTGGTGCAGACGATGGCCCAGAGCGTTGTCGTGGATATGTGGCTGAAGATTTCCTTCGGTGCTTTCATAGCATTCGCGATGGAAGTGAGCGAGTTTATGGTTCTCACGAACACCTCCAGTTTGACCCTGTCCGTTGCAGGAATTTTTAAG gaAATTTGTCAACTGGTGCTCGCTGTTAAGCTGAACGATGAACATCTTAGTACCGTGAACGTACTCGGTTTGGTGATGTGTCTCGGTGGCATTTGTTGCCACGTGGTGCACAAATTTTTAACGTATCGCGAGGAAAACTCCAAACTTGGCTCATTGGCTTCGGTCGACAAAGCCATCGGTTACCAGGAAGACCGggacgaggaggacgatgaTGGAAAAACCGGTACCCTAAAGTTCGGCAATGGTGTAACACGTTTCAAGAGCGGCCAGTACCGACCGCTGCTGGTCAACGAGGCGCGTGATGCGGACGATTCCGACCATTTGGTGGTCGAAAACCGTAACTACCTATCGGAGGACAGTGATCCGGGCGAGAACGATGCGCAGGACGTGCTGTTCGATATTCTGAAACGTCGGGAACGATAA
- the LOC131267062 gene encoding translin, with protein MQSNVKNIFDSFNDYLVKEQELRTEIRDIVRDIDQAAKEAAIALQVIHSSISDVSAACATARERFDTCRTGYKKLAELIPVGQYYRYHDHWHFMTQRIVFLIALTIYLEKGFLVTRETAAEVLGLHVDQKDGFHLDIEDYLVGVLQLASELSRYAVNSVILGDYEKPLTISKFVADLNSGFRLLNLKNDSLRKRFDALKYDVKKIEEIVYDISIRGLRAEPAPAPPAVQEATEAPK; from the exons ATGCAAAGTAAcgtaaagaacattttcgataGCTTCAACGATTATCTCGTGAAGGAACAGGAGCTACGCACG GAAATACGCGATATCGTGCGAGATATCGACCAGGCGGCTAAGGAGGCTGCGATCGCACTGCAAGTTATTCACAGCAGCATTTCCGACGTGTCGGCCGCTTGTGCTACCGCCAGGGAACGCTTCGACACATGCCGCACCGGGTACAAGAAGCTGGCAGAATTAATCCCGGTGGGACAGTACTACCGCTACCATGATCACTGGCATTTTATGACGCAGCGAATTGTGTTCCTTATCGCGCTCACCATCTACCTGGAGAAAGGCTTCCTCGTCACTCGGGAAACAGCGGCTGAGGTTCTTGGAC ttcatgttgATCAAAAGGATGGCTTCCATTTGGATATCGAGGACTATTTAGTGGGTGTTTTGCAACTTGCGTCGGAACTG AGCCGCTATGCAGTCAACTCTGTCATCTTGGGAGATTATGAGAAACCCCTGACGATTTCCAAGTTCGTAGCCGATCTTAATTCAGGATTTCGACTGCTCAATCTTAAAAATGATTCCTTGCGAAAACGCTTCGACGCGCTAAAGTACGACGTCAAAAAGATTGAAGAAATCGTGTACGACATAAGCATCCGGGGACTGCGTGCAGAACCAGCGCCAGCTCCTCCAGCTGTCCAGGAGGCTACAGAAGCACCAAAATAG
- the LOC131266464 gene encoding uncharacterized protein LOC131266464 isoform X2 translates to MQRCGLCSIISSLLRRAMCVGSRRGSGESYYQELAETNIADVATMETTDSSSYKRLISTTSSNVPPVAAGTTQVTITTATPTADMLMHDPDDDERRSRSNSLNGARGASLRRISEHDRPLFEALLAEERGELPRRRHACTGRFLTMHKRRRKKLLTRSLALDQAILDDVLHGQVQCILDRVNHWRFNAFTLETVTGGRSLPVLCVHLFHWYGLLDHFNLDVVRVWKLFSLIEEGYHSTNPYHNSIHATDVTQAMHCFLQEKRILENLSPLEIMASLIGAVTHDLDHPGVNQPFLIATSNHLAALYENTSVLENHHWRSAIGCLLESGVAEQVHDIRPELEKQISSLILATDITRQQEFIGRFRDYLSRDALDMRDTAHRHFILQISLKCADISNPCRPWDISKKWSMKVCEEFFRQGDYERQLNLPVTSLCDRQTTTVPKIQTGFFKFVVTPLMDEWHRFLRTDLSYSMMHHLKYNQTQWESKLQAEINEETRTEISDAELLDDEDIDENGGHGGDDDECDAALQLADLSDSSEVLLPAMAMSKLGRRSSLQVAASNHGFGGRARNDRRLSVPATHCIPRIILPAKEPSSGSGRGASGGEYSLPHESIQESDEHRFDNDSLSIFSSDSDSLHRGARGSSTGSTADRERPLSAENLLPDCSIASMTDGACGDRINLVMHGAASMGNTANLLSVGTSKHLIRQQTFPPLQPYVRTRYMSSQAELGACPEALLESSSSNSSSSLTARAHHSDTVAALGSGVESRGRILSSASRKESGKREQQRDEATGSSQADAGANGGKIKVPKLSLGQKENLDPVMLKRSLSRRRGSAPVTVALPPKQSATAGSTGDSSTATAAGTAGGIAGEPAKSFVIKTCDLMRRGSMPVDVLFHTRDLPAPQGTTGGNGGNSSVHPVATLPNSLMGPPSSIQRRGSVPCDSSNVSLRSSFSIKRRSTKKAIRRRSSGGAEILSPILSEDAGADGGNGGGGSSSSSAWYRIKRDANSGHRRSDNESLLSRRRGSLPVEVLAIGYSGTLRH, encoded by the exons CAACCACATCCAGCAACGTTCCACCGGTTGCGGCCGGGACGACGCAAGTGACGATCACCACCGCAACACCCACGGCCGACATGCTGATGCACGatccggacgacgacgagcggCGCAGCCGAAGCAACAGTCTGAACGGTGCCCGTGGCGCCTCCCTGCGACGAATCTCCGAGCACGATCGGCCCCTCTTCGAGGCGCTGCTGGCGGAAGAGCGGGGCGAACTGCCCCGGCGGCGGCACGCCTGTACCGGCCGCTTCCTCACCATGCACAAGCGCCGCAGGAAGAAGCTGCTGACGCGCAGCCTCGCCCTCGACCAGGCCATCCTGGACGATGTGCTGCACGGGCAGGTGCAGTGCATTCTCGATCGCGTGAACCACTGGCGCTTCAATGCGTTCACCCTGGAGACCGTTACCGGTG GACGCTCACTGCCGGTGTTATGTGTTCATCTGTTCCACTGGTACGGCCTTCTGGACCACTTCAACCTAGACGTAGTTAGAGTATGGAAATTGTTTAGCTTAATCGAGGAAGGCTACCACAGCACGAACCCGTACCACAACTCGATCCACGCGACGGACGTGACGCAAGCGATGCACTGCTTCCTGCAGGAGAAGCGCATCCTGGAGAATTTGAGCCCGCTCGAGATCATGGCGTCGCTGATCGGCGCGGTGACGCACGATCTCGACCACCCGGGCGTCAACCAGCCGTTCCTGATAGCGACCTCCAACCACCTGGCGGCGCTGTACGAGAACACGTCGGTGCTGGAGAACCACCACTGGCGGTCGGCGATCGGGTGTCTGCTCGAGAGCGGCGTCGCCGAGCAGGTGCACGACATCCGGCCGGAGCTGGAGAAACAGATTAGCTCTCTAATACTGGCGACCGACATCACGCGGCAGCAGGAGTTCATCGGCAGGTTCCGCGACTACCTGAGCCGCGATGCGCTCGACATGCGCGACACCGCCCACCGCCACTTCATACTGCAGATTTCGCTCAAGTGCGCCGACATCTCGAACCCGTGCCGGCCGTGGGACATCAGCAAGAAGTGGAGCATGAAGGTGTGCGAGGAGTTCTTCCGGCAGGGTGATTACGAGCGTCAGCTGAACCTACCGGTGACGTCGCTGTGCGACCGCCAGACGACGACGGTGCCGAAGATCCAGACCGGGTTCTTCAAGTTCGTCGTCACGCCGCTGATGGACGAGTGGCACCGGTTTCTCCGGACCGATCTGTCCTACTCGATGATGCACCACCTGAAGTACAACCAGACGCAGTGGGAGAGCAAGCTGCAGGCGGAGATCAACGAGGAGACGCGCACCGAAATCTCCGACGCCGAGCTGCTCGACGACGAGGATATCGACGAGAACGGTGGCCACGGTGGTGACGACGACGAGTGCGACGCGGCGCTTCAGCTGGCCGACCTTTCCGACAGCTCGGAGGTGCTCCTCCCGGCCATGGCAATGTCGAAGCTCGGCCGCCGCAGCTCGCTGCAGGTTGCCGCTTCCAACCACGGGTTTGGCGGTAGGGCACGGAACGATCGGCGCCTGTCCGTACCGGCCACGCACTGCATCCCGAGGATAATTCTCCCGGCGAAGGAACCATCGTCGGGCAGTGGGCGGGGCGCGAGTGGCGGCGAATACAGCCTGCCGCACGAATCGATTCAGGAGAGTGACGAGCACCGGTTCGACAACGACTCCCTGTCGATCTTCTCCTCCGACAGCGACAGTCTTCACCGGGGAGCCCGTGGTTCCTCGACCGGAAGCACCGCCGACCGGGAGCGACCGCTGAGTGCCGAAAATCTCCTGCCCGACTGCAGCATCGCGTCGATGACGGACGGAGCGTGCGGGGATCGCATCAATCTCGTTATGCACGGCGCGGCCAGCATGGGCAACACGGCCAACCTGCTCTCGGTCGGTACCTCGAAGCATCTGATCCGGCAGCAAACGTTCCCACCGCTGCAGCCGTACGTCCGCACGCGCTACATGTCCTCGCAGGCGGAACTCGGCGCCTGCCCGGAGGCGCTGCTCGAGTCGTCGAGTAGCAACTCGAGCAGCAGCTTGACCGCGCGCGCCCACCACTCGGACACGGTGGCGGCGCTCGGCTCGGGGGTGGAATCTCGTGGACGCATCCTTTCGTCGGCCTCCCGGAAGGAGAGTGGCAAGCGGGAACAGCAGCGGGACGAGGCGACCGGTTCGTCGCAGGCGGACGCTGGTGCGaacggtggcaaaatcaaGGTGCCAAAGCTGTCCCTCGGCCAGAAGGAGAACCTCGATCCGGTGATGCTGAAGCGCAGTCTCAGCAGGCGGCGCGGGTCAGCCCCGGTGACCGTGGCATTACCACCGAAGCAATCGGCCACGGCAGGGTCGACCGGAGATTCCAGTACCGCCACGGCCGCCGGAACCGCCGGTGGCATCGCGGGTGAGCCGGCGAAATCGTTCGTCATCAAAACGTGCGATCTGATGCGTCGAGGATCGATGCCGGTCGATGTTCTTTTCC ATACCAGAGATCTTCCAGCGCCACAGGGCACGACCGGGGGTAATGGCGGAAACAGCTCCGTCCACCCGGTTGCCACCCTGCCGAACAGCCTGATGGGACCACCGAGCAGCATCCAGCGCCGTGGATCGGTGCCCTGCGACAGCAGCAACGTGTCCCTGCGCAGCAGTTTCAGCATCAAGCGCCGCAGCACGAAAAAAGCGATCCGTCGACGGTCGTCCGGCGGGGCCGAAATCCTCAGTCCGATCCTCTCGGAAGACGCCGGTGCGGACGGTGGCAACGGAGGCGGTGGTTCCTCATCGTCTTCCGCCTGGTACCGGATCAAGCGCGATGCCAACTCGGGCCACCGGCGCAGCGATAACGAAAGTCTGCTGTCTCGGCGTCGTGGTTCCCTGCCGGTAGAGGTCCTCGCAATCGGTTACTCGG GAACCCTGCGCCACTAG
- the LOC131266464 gene encoding uncharacterized protein LOC131266464 isoform X1: MQRCGLCSIISSLLRRAMCVGSRRGSGESYYQELAETNVRQCVKYNESATIADVATMETTDSSSYKRLISTTSSNVPPVAAGTTQVTITTATPTADMLMHDPDDDERRSRSNSLNGARGASLRRISEHDRPLFEALLAEERGELPRRRHACTGRFLTMHKRRRKKLLTRSLALDQAILDDVLHGQVQCILDRVNHWRFNAFTLETVTGGRSLPVLCVHLFHWYGLLDHFNLDVVRVWKLFSLIEEGYHSTNPYHNSIHATDVTQAMHCFLQEKRILENLSPLEIMASLIGAVTHDLDHPGVNQPFLIATSNHLAALYENTSVLENHHWRSAIGCLLESGVAEQVHDIRPELEKQISSLILATDITRQQEFIGRFRDYLSRDALDMRDTAHRHFILQISLKCADISNPCRPWDISKKWSMKVCEEFFRQGDYERQLNLPVTSLCDRQTTTVPKIQTGFFKFVVTPLMDEWHRFLRTDLSYSMMHHLKYNQTQWESKLQAEINEETRTEISDAELLDDEDIDENGGHGGDDDECDAALQLADLSDSSEVLLPAMAMSKLGRRSSLQVAASNHGFGGRARNDRRLSVPATHCIPRIILPAKEPSSGSGRGASGGEYSLPHESIQESDEHRFDNDSLSIFSSDSDSLHRGARGSSTGSTADRERPLSAENLLPDCSIASMTDGACGDRINLVMHGAASMGNTANLLSVGTSKHLIRQQTFPPLQPYVRTRYMSSQAELGACPEALLESSSSNSSSSLTARAHHSDTVAALGSGVESRGRILSSASRKESGKREQQRDEATGSSQADAGANGGKIKVPKLSLGQKENLDPVMLKRSLSRRRGSAPVTVALPPKQSATAGSTGDSSTATAAGTAGGIAGEPAKSFVIKTCDLMRRGSMPVDVLFHTRDLPAPQGTTGGNGGNSSVHPVATLPNSLMGPPSSIQRRGSVPCDSSNVSLRSSFSIKRRSTKKAIRRRSSGGAEILSPILSEDAGADGGNGGGGSSSSSAWYRIKRDANSGHRRSDNESLLSRRRGSLPVEVLAIGYSGTLRH, from the exons CAACCACATCCAGCAACGTTCCACCGGTTGCGGCCGGGACGACGCAAGTGACGATCACCACCGCAACACCCACGGCCGACATGCTGATGCACGatccggacgacgacgagcggCGCAGCCGAAGCAACAGTCTGAACGGTGCCCGTGGCGCCTCCCTGCGACGAATCTCCGAGCACGATCGGCCCCTCTTCGAGGCGCTGCTGGCGGAAGAGCGGGGCGAACTGCCCCGGCGGCGGCACGCCTGTACCGGCCGCTTCCTCACCATGCACAAGCGCCGCAGGAAGAAGCTGCTGACGCGCAGCCTCGCCCTCGACCAGGCCATCCTGGACGATGTGCTGCACGGGCAGGTGCAGTGCATTCTCGATCGCGTGAACCACTGGCGCTTCAATGCGTTCACCCTGGAGACCGTTACCGGTG GACGCTCACTGCCGGTGTTATGTGTTCATCTGTTCCACTGGTACGGCCTTCTGGACCACTTCAACCTAGACGTAGTTAGAGTATGGAAATTGTTTAGCTTAATCGAGGAAGGCTACCACAGCACGAACCCGTACCACAACTCGATCCACGCGACGGACGTGACGCAAGCGATGCACTGCTTCCTGCAGGAGAAGCGCATCCTGGAGAATTTGAGCCCGCTCGAGATCATGGCGTCGCTGATCGGCGCGGTGACGCACGATCTCGACCACCCGGGCGTCAACCAGCCGTTCCTGATAGCGACCTCCAACCACCTGGCGGCGCTGTACGAGAACACGTCGGTGCTGGAGAACCACCACTGGCGGTCGGCGATCGGGTGTCTGCTCGAGAGCGGCGTCGCCGAGCAGGTGCACGACATCCGGCCGGAGCTGGAGAAACAGATTAGCTCTCTAATACTGGCGACCGACATCACGCGGCAGCAGGAGTTCATCGGCAGGTTCCGCGACTACCTGAGCCGCGATGCGCTCGACATGCGCGACACCGCCCACCGCCACTTCATACTGCAGATTTCGCTCAAGTGCGCCGACATCTCGAACCCGTGCCGGCCGTGGGACATCAGCAAGAAGTGGAGCATGAAGGTGTGCGAGGAGTTCTTCCGGCAGGGTGATTACGAGCGTCAGCTGAACCTACCGGTGACGTCGCTGTGCGACCGCCAGACGACGACGGTGCCGAAGATCCAGACCGGGTTCTTCAAGTTCGTCGTCACGCCGCTGATGGACGAGTGGCACCGGTTTCTCCGGACCGATCTGTCCTACTCGATGATGCACCACCTGAAGTACAACCAGACGCAGTGGGAGAGCAAGCTGCAGGCGGAGATCAACGAGGAGACGCGCACCGAAATCTCCGACGCCGAGCTGCTCGACGACGAGGATATCGACGAGAACGGTGGCCACGGTGGTGACGACGACGAGTGCGACGCGGCGCTTCAGCTGGCCGACCTTTCCGACAGCTCGGAGGTGCTCCTCCCGGCCATGGCAATGTCGAAGCTCGGCCGCCGCAGCTCGCTGCAGGTTGCCGCTTCCAACCACGGGTTTGGCGGTAGGGCACGGAACGATCGGCGCCTGTCCGTACCGGCCACGCACTGCATCCCGAGGATAATTCTCCCGGCGAAGGAACCATCGTCGGGCAGTGGGCGGGGCGCGAGTGGCGGCGAATACAGCCTGCCGCACGAATCGATTCAGGAGAGTGACGAGCACCGGTTCGACAACGACTCCCTGTCGATCTTCTCCTCCGACAGCGACAGTCTTCACCGGGGAGCCCGTGGTTCCTCGACCGGAAGCACCGCCGACCGGGAGCGACCGCTGAGTGCCGAAAATCTCCTGCCCGACTGCAGCATCGCGTCGATGACGGACGGAGCGTGCGGGGATCGCATCAATCTCGTTATGCACGGCGCGGCCAGCATGGGCAACACGGCCAACCTGCTCTCGGTCGGTACCTCGAAGCATCTGATCCGGCAGCAAACGTTCCCACCGCTGCAGCCGTACGTCCGCACGCGCTACATGTCCTCGCAGGCGGAACTCGGCGCCTGCCCGGAGGCGCTGCTCGAGTCGTCGAGTAGCAACTCGAGCAGCAGCTTGACCGCGCGCGCCCACCACTCGGACACGGTGGCGGCGCTCGGCTCGGGGGTGGAATCTCGTGGACGCATCCTTTCGTCGGCCTCCCGGAAGGAGAGTGGCAAGCGGGAACAGCAGCGGGACGAGGCGACCGGTTCGTCGCAGGCGGACGCTGGTGCGaacggtggcaaaatcaaGGTGCCAAAGCTGTCCCTCGGCCAGAAGGAGAACCTCGATCCGGTGATGCTGAAGCGCAGTCTCAGCAGGCGGCGCGGGTCAGCCCCGGTGACCGTGGCATTACCACCGAAGCAATCGGCCACGGCAGGGTCGACCGGAGATTCCAGTACCGCCACGGCCGCCGGAACCGCCGGTGGCATCGCGGGTGAGCCGGCGAAATCGTTCGTCATCAAAACGTGCGATCTGATGCGTCGAGGATCGATGCCGGTCGATGTTCTTTTCC ATACCAGAGATCTTCCAGCGCCACAGGGCACGACCGGGGGTAATGGCGGAAACAGCTCCGTCCACCCGGTTGCCACCCTGCCGAACAGCCTGATGGGACCACCGAGCAGCATCCAGCGCCGTGGATCGGTGCCCTGCGACAGCAGCAACGTGTCCCTGCGCAGCAGTTTCAGCATCAAGCGCCGCAGCACGAAAAAAGCGATCCGTCGACGGTCGTCCGGCGGGGCCGAAATCCTCAGTCCGATCCTCTCGGAAGACGCCGGTGCGGACGGTGGCAACGGAGGCGGTGGTTCCTCATCGTCTTCCGCCTGGTACCGGATCAAGCGCGATGCCAACTCGGGCCACCGGCGCAGCGATAACGAAAGTCTGCTGTCTCGGCGTCGTGGTTCCCTGCCGGTAGAGGTCCTCGCAATCGGTTACTCGG GAACCCTGCGCCACTAG